ACCATCTGCGCGGCCCACGAGTCGTCCTCGGTCAGCCGGGCGGCCGGCGCGGTGCGGTCGTCCGGCACCCAGTAGGCGCGGCTGTCGCCGACCCAGCCGACCACGAGCAGCCCGCCCGCGACGATCGAGCCGACGATGGTGCAGGCCGGGGCGTTCTGGTGCTCGCGCTCCTTGACGGTCTCCTCCGCGAGGGAGTTGACGGCCTCGGCGGCGGCCACGATCGCCTCGTGCATGGCCTGCTGCGGGTGCGTCCCGCGCGGCAGCGCGGCGAGCAGCGAGGCACCGGCGGCGGAGGCGGCGGCGCTGGACGCCTCGTCGGGGCGGGTCGCCGAGGAGACCCCGTCGCAGACGATGGCCAGCGTGGCGGGGGAGCCGTCGGGGAGCGCGGTCGAGGACACGGCGAAGGCGTCCTCGTTGCGGTGGTGGCGCAGTCCCCGGTCGCTCACGGCGGCGACCGAGGCCAGCTCCTCCTCCATGTGGTCGCGCTCGCGCGGCTGGGCGTGCCCGCAGTGCTCGCAGTACCCGTCGCGGTCCACCCGGCCGGTCCGGCACGCCACGCACAGCTTCCGGTCGTCGCCCTCGCCCTGGAGGGCGGTGCGCGGGTCGGGCGCGGCGAGGGTGAAGTCACCGTCGCTGCCCCCGGTGCTGCCGGTGCCGCCCGTGCCCCCCGTACCGCCCGGTTCGGCGGTGGCCGCGGTGGCCGCGGTGGCCGCGGCGGTCGGTTCCGGCAGGCCGTCGGTGCGGACCGGGACCGTGGGCAGGTCCCGGCCGCCCGAGTCGGTGCCGGGCAGGTCGCCGGGGTGCTGGGTGGCCGTGGTCAGGGACTGGGGGTCCCGGGGCGGCGGCTCGGGCCAGTCCACCGGCAGGCTGATCGGCACCGTCGGGCGGTCCGTCCCCGGCTCCGGCTCCGGAACCGCCGACAGGTCGTACCCGCAGGCCCCGCAGAAGCGGTCGCCCGACTCGAGCGGCTCCGCGCACTCGGGGCAGGTCCCCAGGGGGTGCGGCGGCTTGGGCTTCAGGGACATACTCACACCCACGTCCTGGGGCGGAAGCGGTTGGCCCGCTCCACCAGTTCGATCCTCTCCTCGCCCTGCTGGGCGAGCCGGGCGAGCACCCGGTACGAGCGTTCGAGGCCGAAGCGCAGTCCGCGCTCGTCCAGTGCGCTGCCGAGCAGCACCGTGCCGGCCGGGCCCGCGCCGGGGCTGCCGGAGAGCACCCAGTCCAGCGCCGTGCCCAGCACCTCCGTGGAGAGGCGCTCGCGGCGCACCGCGTCCAGGCCGAAGCCCTGGAGCGCCGAGACCTGCGCGGCGGCGGCCGTCAGATCGGCGCCCAGCGGCTCGTTGGCGGGGCGGCGGCGCAGCCGGGCCCGCACCGCGGCGACCCGGGCCGCCGTGTAGTGGATCGACGACTCCGGCACGGACTCCAGGGTGCGCACCGCGGCGGCCCGGTCGCCCGCCGCGAGCTGCACCCGGGCCAGGCCGAACGCGGCGCTGACGTAGCTCGGGTCGGTCGCCCACACCAGGCGGTAGTACTCCGCCGCGTTGTCCAGCTGGCCCAGGAACTCGGCGCAGATGCCGAGCGCCAGCTTGGGCGCGGGCTCGCCGGGGAAGGCGTCGTAGATCGCGTCGAAGGAGAGCGCGGCGCCCGCCTGGTCGCCGGTGACCAGCGAGGCGACGCCCCGGTACCAGACCACCCGCCAGTCGTCCGGGTGCCGCTCCTCCAGCGCGGCCAGCGCCTGGCCAGCCGCGGCGACGTCGCCCATCTCCAGCCGGGCCCGCAGCTCGCGCAGCCGCAGTTCGAGCGAGGGGACGGGCGCCGCGTGCAGGGCGGTGATCAGCTCGGCGGGCGCGGCGGCCAGCAGACCGGCGAGGAAGCCGGCGTTGGGGTCGCCCGGATCGACCCGCGGCACCGGCAGCGCCAGCGCCGTCGCGGGGACGTCGAGCGGCCGCAGGAAGCTGCCGCCCCGCCCGGCGACGGCCGTCGGCAGCGCCTTGCGCCCGCGCCGGGGCGCGCGGGCCCCGAGCACCGACACGTCGTCCGTGTGCTCCTCGAACAGCTCGGTGTCGGTGACCCGCGTCTCCGCGCCGAACAGGGTGGAGAGGGCCGGCCGGGGGCGGCCCGACTGCAGGGCGACGACCTCCCGGAGCACGCCGGTCAGCTGCTCGGCCATCTCCTGCGCGGAGGCGAACCGGCGGCCCGGGTCCGGGTCGGTGGCGCGGACGAGCAGCCGGTAGAACGACTCGTAGGTGCGCAGCACCTCGATGCCGTCGGGCTCCGGGAGCGAGTCCACGAACACGTTCGTGTAGCCCTGGAAGTCGAAGGTCAGCACGGCCAGGGTGCGCGCCACCGTGTACAGGTCGCTGGCCACCGACGGGCCGAGCTCGGCGACCTCCGGGGCCTGGTAGCCGACCGTGCCGTAGATCGCCGACTCGTCGTCGTCCATCCGCCGGACCGCGCCCATGTCGATGAGCTTCAGCTGGTCCTCGGTCTGGATCGCGTTGTCGACCTTGAAGTCGCAGTACAGCAGGTTGCGGCTGTGCAGGTGGCCGAGGGCCTCCAGGGCCTCGATGCCGTACGCGCAGGCCTGCTCGACCGGCAGCGGGTCGCGGCGGCCGTCGGGGGTGCGCCGGTCGTTGGCGATCTCCTTGAGGGACTTGCCGCCCACGTACTCCATGACGATGTAGCCGTCCATGGAGCCGGTGCGCTGGTCGAGGTGCTCGACGAAGTTGTAGATGCGGACGATGTTGGAGTGCTCGATCTCGGCGAGGAAGCGGCGCTCGGAGATCGCCGCCGCCATGGCGTCCTGGTCGCCGGTGTCGAGCAGGCCCTTGAGGACCACCCAGCGGTCCGAGACCGCCTTGTCCACCGCGAGGTAGATCCAGCCCAGGCCGCCGTGCGCGAGGCAGCCCGCGACCTCGTACTGCCCGTGCACCACGTCCCCGCCGCGCAGCTTCGGCACGAAGGAGTACGGGTGCCCGCACTTGGTGCAGAAGCCCTCCGTGCGGCCGGCCCGGTCGCCGCGCGAACGGCCCACCGGAGCCCCGCAGTCGGAGCGCGAGCAGAATCGCTTCCGCTCGGGCACCTCGGGGTTCGCCATCACCGCGGCGCGCGGGTCGGGACGCGGCACCTCCGGCACCGCCACCAGGCCCGCGCCGAGCCGGCCCCGCCCGGACTGGCCGCCGGCCGAGCCGGAGCTGCGCACCGACACCGAGCGGGCGGTGCTCTGCCCGGACAGCGCGCGCGAGAGCCGGCCGGAGACGGACCGCCGCGAGGTCGAGGAGCGGGAGGAGCGCGAGGAGCCGCGCGCCGAGGCGCGCGAGCCCGACCGGGCCGAGTCGGAGCCCTTCCCGGCCACGGCCATCCCGGTCGGCGTGGACGCGAGCAGCCCGCCGGGGGCGACGACGGGGGCGAGCCCGCACGTGTCGCA
The DNA window shown above is from Streptomyces showdoensis and carries:
- a CDS encoding PP2C family serine/threonine-protein phosphatase, translating into MSLKPKPPHPLGTCPECAEPLESGDRFCGACGYDLSAVPEPEPGTDRPTVPISLPVDWPEPPPRDPQSLTTATQHPGDLPGTDSGGRDLPTVPVRTDGLPEPTAAATAATAATAEPGGTGGTGGTGSTGGSDGDFTLAAPDPRTALQGEGDDRKLCVACRTGRVDRDGYCEHCGHAQPRERDHMEEELASVAAVSDRGLRHHRNEDAFAVSSTALPDGSPATLAIVCDGVSSATRPDEASSAAASAAGASLLAALPRGTHPQQAMHEAIVAAAEAVNSLAEETVKEREHQNAPACTIVGSIVAGGLLVVGWVGDSRAYWVPDDRTAPAARLTEDDSWAAQMVAAGLMNEAEAYADERAHAITGWLGADAYELEPHTASFKPDRPGVVVVCTDGLWNYAEGAEDMARVVPPDAAGRPLHGAQVLVGHALDGGGHDNVTVALLPFALPSAGAGSA
- a CDS encoding serine/threonine-protein kinase encodes the protein MGGGELYCDTCGLAPVVAPGGLLASTPTGMAVAGKGSDSARSGSRASARGSSRSSRSSTSRRSVSGRLSRALSGQSTARSVSVRSSGSAGGQSGRGRLGAGLVAVPEVPRPDPRAAVMANPEVPERKRFCSRSDCGAPVGRSRGDRAGRTEGFCTKCGHPYSFVPKLRGGDVVHGQYEVAGCLAHGGLGWIYLAVDKAVSDRWVVLKGLLDTGDQDAMAAAISERRFLAEIEHSNIVRIYNFVEHLDQRTGSMDGYIVMEYVGGKSLKEIANDRRTPDGRRDPLPVEQACAYGIEALEALGHLHSRNLLYCDFKVDNAIQTEDQLKLIDMGAVRRMDDDESAIYGTVGYQAPEVAELGPSVASDLYTVARTLAVLTFDFQGYTNVFVDSLPEPDGIEVLRTYESFYRLLVRATDPDPGRRFASAQEMAEQLTGVLREVVALQSGRPRPALSTLFGAETRVTDTELFEEHTDDVSVLGARAPRRGRKALPTAVAGRGGSFLRPLDVPATALALPVPRVDPGDPNAGFLAGLLAAAPAELITALHAAPVPSLELRLRELRARLEMGDVAAAGQALAALEERHPDDWRVVWYRGVASLVTGDQAGAALSFDAIYDAFPGEPAPKLALGICAEFLGQLDNAAEYYRLVWATDPSYVSAAFGLARVQLAAGDRAAAVRTLESVPESSIHYTAARVAAVRARLRRRPANEPLGADLTAAAAQVSALQGFGLDAVRRERLSTEVLGTALDWVLSGSPGAGPAGTVLLGSALDERGLRFGLERSYRVLARLAQQGEERIELVERANRFRPRTWV